One genomic window of Halobellus limi includes the following:
- a CDS encoding DNA polymerase domain-containing protein: MKQAGLTDNWSGGGDDAAEGSRPDEEAVAVAGNGSQHVSEVVDAEDIRFPDADGTVELMVTQVNYSIEGSGNSEYPVLHVFGRTRENEVEHVRVLGFEPYFYAPTETLDDDKLDRDVITRTEDGFESIRGDDLTKICTRTPRDVGQIRDEFEHYEADILFPNRLLIDKDIKSGIRVPERRLGDDADGSGGSDGGDEGTDGNSTIQIPHDEIEPVDVEADLRVNTFDIEVDDRSGFPEEGEEPIVCLTSHDSYRDEYVAWLYDAPEAGAGVDSPDDLADYEPLRDDTEIDVRSFEREDEMLDAFVSYIEETDSDILTGWNFEDFDMPYLLDRMEVLDPTSEYDLSPERFSRIDEVWRSGWGGPNVKGRVVFDLLYAYKRTQFSELESYRLDAVGELELDVGKERYAGDIGDLWEQEPERLLEYNVRDVELCVEIDRKQDVIAFWDEVRTFVGCKLEDATTPGDTVDVYILHEAHGRFALPSKGQADAEDYEGGAVFDPITGVKENVTVLDLKSLYPMCMVTINASPETKVDPDEYDGETFQAPNGTHFRRDPDGIIREMIDDLLAEREEKKSLRNENDPNTATYEQYDRQQAAVKVIMNCFTPDTDVLTPDGVRNIRDLDVGDEVYSLDPETMRMEVKPVEETHEYPDYRGELVDIQTSKTDFRVTPNHRMLVRKNSKNGATWDDFRFVEAGDLDSSSHYELPHEWTVEPGDRIDEVDLTELLGEDEEYEVWVRPSVHGHTFTAELGWTPRRVPKADVGQTGYVFTAEEFEEHREYIESVCETSFVHRESGRKWIPRTYDGDDFLELLAWYVTEGNVYTSEEKQFGENHRGSSTTVKIAQNAVADGGEAARDDHARIGELLDRMGFDCYVDDRAYQFTSKLLGGLFERLCGADSFEKRIPDLVFDAAEGQKRRFLDTLVAGDGDRQVNSWRYTTSSERLRDDVLRLCAHLGETASYNRDSGSWRIYCTEDAKNSFRMHRSGGTSTADEGAYCVTVADNHTLLAGRNGKFQFIGQSLYGVLGWDRFRLYDKEMGAAVTATGRDVIEHTAESAGELGKEVIYGDTDSVMLELGGDVSKEEAIEQSFELEEHINDSYDEFALRELDAAHHRFQIEFEKLYRRFFQAGKKKRYAGHIVWKEGKDVDDIDITGFEYKRSDIAPITKEVQKRVIEMIVYGEDNETIADYLNGIIEDFETGEVPVEDIGIPGGIGKRLDAYDTATAQVRGAKYANEFLGTNFGRGSKPKRLYLRKVHPSWFRKMEDEEGFDPQRDALYGEFKRDPDVICIEYDDQLPEEFEVDWDKMLEKTLKGPIARIIEALGMSWDEVKSGQEQTGLGSFV, translated from the coding sequence ATGAAACAGGCAGGGCTCACGGACAACTGGAGCGGCGGCGGGGACGACGCCGCCGAGGGCTCCCGGCCCGACGAGGAGGCGGTCGCCGTCGCCGGCAACGGCAGCCAGCACGTCTCCGAGGTCGTCGACGCCGAGGACATCCGCTTTCCCGACGCCGACGGCACGGTCGAGCTGATGGTGACGCAGGTGAACTACTCCATCGAGGGGAGCGGAAACAGCGAGTACCCCGTCCTCCACGTCTTCGGCCGGACCCGCGAGAACGAGGTCGAACACGTCCGCGTGCTCGGCTTCGAGCCCTACTTCTACGCGCCGACGGAGACGCTCGACGACGACAAACTCGACAGGGACGTCATCACGCGCACCGAGGACGGATTCGAGAGCATCCGCGGCGACGACCTCACGAAGATCTGCACCCGGACGCCGCGGGACGTCGGGCAGATCCGCGACGAGTTCGAACACTACGAGGCGGACATCCTCTTTCCGAACCGCCTGCTGATCGACAAGGACATCAAGAGCGGAATCCGCGTCCCCGAGCGTCGGCTCGGAGACGACGCTGACGGCAGCGGAGGAAGCGACGGTGGTGACGAGGGAACCGACGGGAACAGTACGATCCAGATCCCCCACGACGAGATCGAGCCCGTCGACGTCGAGGCGGACCTCCGCGTGAACACCTTCGACATCGAGGTCGACGACCGCTCGGGCTTCCCCGAGGAGGGCGAGGAGCCGATCGTCTGTCTCACGAGCCACGACTCCTACCGCGACGAGTACGTGGCGTGGCTCTACGACGCCCCCGAGGCGGGCGCGGGCGTCGACTCCCCCGACGACCTCGCCGACTACGAACCGCTCCGCGACGACACCGAAATCGACGTCCGTTCCTTCGAGCGCGAGGACGAGATGCTCGACGCGTTCGTGTCGTACATCGAAGAGACCGATAGCGATATTTTGACCGGCTGGAACTTCGAGGACTTCGACATGCCGTACCTCCTCGACCGGATGGAGGTACTGGACCCGACGTCGGAGTACGACCTCAGCCCCGAGCGCTTCTCCCGGATCGACGAGGTCTGGCGCAGCGGGTGGGGCGGCCCGAACGTGAAGGGCCGCGTCGTCTTCGACCTGCTGTACGCCTACAAGCGCACGCAGTTCTCCGAACTGGAGTCGTACCGCCTCGACGCCGTCGGCGAACTCGAACTCGACGTCGGCAAGGAGCGCTACGCGGGCGACATCGGCGACCTCTGGGAGCAGGAGCCCGAGCGACTGCTGGAGTACAACGTCCGCGACGTGGAACTCTGCGTCGAGATCGACCGCAAGCAGGACGTCATCGCCTTCTGGGACGAGGTACGGACGTTCGTCGGCTGCAAGTTAGAGGACGCGACGACGCCCGGCGACACCGTCGACGTGTACATCCTCCACGAGGCCCACGGCCGCTTCGCCCTCCCGTCGAAGGGCCAGGCCGACGCCGAGGACTACGAGGGCGGGGCCGTCTTCGATCCGATCACCGGGGTCAAAGAGAACGTGACGGTGCTCGACCTCAAGAGCCTCTATCCGATGTGCATGGTGACGATCAACGCGTCGCCGGAGACGAAGGTCGACCCCGACGAGTACGACGGCGAAACCTTTCAGGCCCCGAACGGGACGCACTTCCGGCGCGACCCGGACGGGATCATCCGCGAGATGATCGACGACCTGCTCGCAGAGCGCGAGGAGAAGAAGTCGCTGCGGAACGAGAACGATCCCAACACAGCGACCTACGAGCAGTACGATCGACAGCAGGCGGCTGTCAAGGTCATAATGAACTGCTTCACGCCGGATACGGACGTACTCACGCCCGACGGCGTCCGCAACATCCGTGATCTCGACGTCGGCGACGAGGTCTACTCGCTCGATCCGGAGACGATGCGGATGGAAGTGAAGCCGGTCGAGGAGACCCACGAGTACCCCGATTACAGGGGGGAACTCGTCGACATCCAGACCAGCAAGACCGACTTCCGCGTGACGCCGAACCACCGGATGCTGGTCAGAAAGAACTCGAAGAACGGCGCGACGTGGGACGACTTCCGATTCGTCGAAGCGGGCGACCTCGATTCGTCTTCGCACTACGAACTCCCGCACGAGTGGACGGTCGAACCCGGGGACCGAATCGACGAGGTCGACCTCACCGAACTGCTCGGCGAGGACGAGGAGTACGAGGTGTGGGTCCGCCCGTCCGTACACGGTCACACGTTCACCGCGGAACTGGGCTGGACGCCCCGACGCGTGCCGAAGGCGGACGTCGGACAGACCGGCTACGTGTTCACCGCCGAGGAGTTCGAGGAACACCGCGAGTACATCGAGTCCGTCTGCGAGACCAGTTTCGTCCACCGTGAATCGGGGAGGAAGTGGATCCCGCGGACGTACGACGGCGACGACTTCCTCGAACTCCTCGCGTGGTACGTCACCGAGGGTAACGTGTACACGTCCGAGGAAAAGCAGTTCGGCGAGAATCACCGGGGGTCGTCAACGACCGTCAAGATCGCACAGAACGCAGTCGCGGACGGCGGAGAGGCGGCGCGAGACGATCACGCGCGGATCGGTGAACTGCTCGACCGAATGGGCTTCGACTGCTACGTCGACGACCGAGCGTATCAGTTCACCTCGAAGCTTCTCGGGGGTCTGTTCGAACGTCTCTGCGGTGCGGACAGTTTCGAGAAACGGATCCCCGACCTCGTCTTCGACGCCGCCGAGGGGCAGAAGCGCCGCTTCCTCGACACGCTCGTCGCGGGCGACGGCGACCGACAGGTGAACTCGTGGCGGTACACGACGTCGAGCGAGCGGCTCCGCGACGACGTGCTTCGACTCTGTGCACACCTCGGAGAGACGGCGAGCTACAACCGCGACAGCGGGTCGTGGCGGATCTACTGCACCGAGGACGCGAAGAACTCGTTCCGGATGCACCGAAGCGGCGGGACGAGCACCGCGGACGAGGGTGCCTACTGCGTCACGGTCGCGGACAATCACACGCTTCTGGCTGGGCGGAACGGGAAATTCCAGTTCATCGGTCAATCACTGTACGGCGTTCTCGGCTGGGATCGCTTCCGGCTGTACGACAAGGAGATGGGCGCTGCCGTCACGGCAACGGGTCGTGACGTGATCGAGCACACCGCCGAGTCCGCGGGCGAACTTGGCAAGGAAGTGATATACGGGGACACTGACAGCGTTATGCTGGAACTCGGCGGCGACGTCTCCAAGGAAGAAGCCATAGAGCAGTCCTTCGAGTTGGAGGAGCACATCAACGACTCCTACGACGAGTTCGCCCTTCGGGAACTCGACGCGGCCCACCACCGCTTCCAGATCGAGTTCGAGAAGCTCTATCGCAGGTTCTTCCAGGCGGGCAAGAAGAAGCGCTACGCCGGCCACATCGTCTGGAAGGAGGGCAAGGACGTCGACGACATCGACATCACGGGCTTCGAGTACAAGCGCTCGGACATCGCGCCGATCACGAAGGAGGTGCAGAAGCGCGTCATCGAGATGATCGTCTACGGAGAGGACAACGAGACGATCGCCGACTACCTCAACGGGATCATCGAGGACTTCGAGACCGGCGAGGTCCCCGTCGAGGACATCGGCATTCCCGGCGGGATCGGGAAGCGTCTGGACGCCTACGACACCGCGACGGCGCAGGTCCGCGGCGCGAAGTACGCCAACGAGTTCCTGGGGACGAACTTCGGACGGGGGTCGAAGCCGAAGCGGCTCTACCTGCGGAAGGTCCACCCCTCGTGGTTCCGGAAGATGGAAGACGAGGAGGGCTTCGACCCGCAGCGGGACGCCCTCTACGGCGAGTTCAAGCGCGACCCCGACGTCATCTGCATCGAGTACGACGACCAGCTCCCCGAGGAGTTCGAGGTCGACTGGGACAAGATGCTGGAGAAGACCCTCAAGGGCCCGATCGCGCGCATCATCGAGGCACTCGGGATGTCGTGGGACGAGGTGAAATCCGGGCAGGAGCAGACCGGACTCGGCAGTTTCGTGTGA
- a CDS encoding ABC transporter ATP-binding protein: MATLEIKNLHASVAEEGGEQILRGVDLEVNSGEIHALMGPNGSGKSTTAKIIAGHPAYEVTDGEILLHLEDDEFGDDVEIPADKRTWDLLDLEPNERAALGIFLGFQYPAEIEGVTMTNFLRTALNAKLEEREELFEEDDEAEAETDDEEGYETSPMEGPADEGEIGVAEFQKLLKEKMELLDMDEKFMQRYLNAGFSGGEKKQNEVLQAAILEPSIAVLDEIDSGLDIDRLQDVSEGINALRDEQGTGILQITHYQRILEYVEPDHVHVMLDGKIAKSGDASLAEELEDEGYDWVREEVYETA, from the coding sequence ATGGCTACACTCGAAATCAAGAACCTCCACGCGAGCGTGGCGGAGGAAGGCGGCGAACAGATTCTTCGTGGCGTCGACCTGGAGGTCAACTCCGGGGAGATCCACGCCCTGATGGGACCGAACGGGTCGGGGAAGTCGACGACGGCGAAGATCATCGCCGGGCACCCCGCCTACGAGGTGACCGACGGAGAGATTCTCCTCCACCTCGAAGACGACGAGTTCGGCGACGACGTCGAGATCCCCGCGGACAAACGCACCTGGGACCTTCTGGACCTGGAGCCGAACGAGCGCGCGGCGCTCGGTATCTTCCTCGGCTTCCAGTACCCCGCGGAGATCGAGGGCGTCACGATGACGAACTTCCTGCGCACGGCGCTCAACGCCAAACTCGAAGAACGCGAGGAGCTCTTCGAGGAGGACGACGAAGCGGAGGCCGAGACCGACGACGAAGAGGGCTACGAGACCTCGCCGATGGAGGGCCCCGCCGACGAGGGCGAGATCGGCGTCGCCGAGTTCCAGAAGCTCCTCAAGGAGAAGATGGAGCTCCTGGACATGGACGAGAAGTTCATGCAGCGCTACCTCAACGCCGGGTTCTCCGGCGGCGAGAAGAAGCAGAACGAGGTGCTGCAGGCGGCCATCCTCGAACCGTCGATCGCCGTCCTCGACGAGATCGACTCGGGGCTGGACATCGACCGACTCCAGGACGTCTCCGAGGGGATCAACGCCCTCCGCGACGAGCAGGGCACGGGCATCCTCCAGATCACCCACTACCAGCGGATCCTCGAGTACGTCGAGCCCGATCACGTCCACGTGATGCTCGACGGCAAGATCGCGAAGAGCGGCGACGCATCGCTCGCCGAGGAGCTCGAAGACGAGGGCTACGACTGGGTCCGCGAGGAAGTCTACGAGACGGCGTAA
- the sufB gene encoding Fe-S cluster assembly protein SufB, whose translation MSSEQDHLKETDTEARFDFKKEETSAFQTEKGLTEETVRVISEDKDEPEWMLNRRLRALEQFQEMPMPTDWPGQPDLSEVDIAEIVPYIRPDVDVRAGVDDWTELPDEIKDTFDKLGIPEAEKNALSGVGAQYESEVVYQNMQERWEEKGVIFMNMDEAVQKHPDIVREHFMTKCVPPSDNKFAALHGAVWSGGSFVYVPEDVTVEMPVQAYFRMNSEGMGQFEHTLIVAEDGAEVHYIEGCSAPKYSAFNLHSGGVEVFVGEDAHVQYSTVQNWSKNTYNLNTKRALVEAGGRMEWISGSMGSKATMLYPSTVLKGPGASDNHITIAFAGEGQNIDTGAKVYHNAPNTKSTIESKSISKDGGRTNYRGLVHIADGAEDSSTSVECDALMFDNESTSDTMPYMEINESKVDVAHEATVGKIGDEDVFYLQSRGLDDDDAKQMIVSGFIEPITEELPIEYAVELNRLVELEMEGSLG comes from the coding sequence ATGAGTTCCGAACAAGACCACCTCAAAGAGACCGACACCGAGGCCCGCTTCGACTTCAAGAAGGAGGAGACCTCGGCGTTCCAGACCGAGAAGGGCCTGACCGAAGAGACGGTCCGCGTCATCTCCGAGGACAAAGACGAGCCCGAGTGGATGCTGAACCGCCGCCTCCGGGCGCTGGAGCAGTTCCAGGAGATGCCGATGCCGACCGACTGGCCCGGCCAGCCGGACCTCTCGGAGGTCGACATCGCCGAGATCGTCCCGTACATCCGTCCCGACGTCGACGTCCGCGCGGGCGTCGACGACTGGACCGAACTCCCCGACGAGATCAAAGACACCTTCGACAAACTGGGCATCCCCGAGGCCGAGAAGAACGCCCTCTCCGGCGTCGGCGCGCAGTACGAGTCGGAGGTCGTCTACCAGAACATGCAGGAGCGCTGGGAGGAGAAGGGCGTCATCTTCATGAACATGGACGAGGCGGTGCAGAAGCACCCCGACATCGTCCGCGAGCACTTCATGACGAAGTGCGTCCCTCCGTCAGACAACAAGTTCGCCGCGCTCCACGGCGCGGTCTGGTCCGGCGGTTCGTTCGTGTACGTCCCCGAGGACGTCACCGTCGAGATGCCGGTCCAGGCGTACTTCCGGATGAACTCGGAGGGGATGGGCCAGTTCGAGCACACGCTCATCGTCGCCGAGGACGGCGCGGAGGTCCACTATATCGAGGGCTGCAGCGCGCCCAAGTACTCCGCGTTCAACCTCCACTCCGGCGGCGTCGAGGTCTTCGTGGGCGAAGACGCCCACGTCCAGTACTCGACGGTCCAGAACTGGTCGAAGAACACCTACAACCTCAACACCAAGCGCGCGCTCGTCGAGGCCGGCGGCCGGATGGAGTGGATCTCCGGATCGATGGGCTCGAAGGCGACGATGCTGTACCCCTCGACCGTCCTGAAGGGTCCCGGCGCCTCCGACAACCACATCACCATCGCCTTCGCGGGCGAGGGCCAGAACATCGACACCGGCGCGAAGGTCTACCACAACGCGCCGAACACGAAGTCGACGATCGAGTCGAAGTCGATCTCGAAGGACGGCGGCCGCACCAACTACCGAGGGCTGGTCCACATCGCCGACGGCGCCGAGGACTCCTCGACGTCGGTCGAGTGCGACGCGCTGATGTTCGACAACGAGTCGACGTCGGACACGATGCCGTACATGGAGATCAACGAGTCGAAGGTCGACGTCGCCCACGAGGCCACGGTCGGGAAAATCGGCGACGAGGACGTCTTCTACCTCCAGTCGCGCGGTCTCGACGACGACGACGCCAAGCAGATGATCGTCTCGGGCTTCATCGAGCCGATCACGGAGGAACTGCCGATCGAGTACGCGGTCGAACTCAACCGCCTCGTCGAACTCGAGATGGAGGGGAGCCTCGGGTAA
- the sufD gene encoding Fe-S cluster assembly protein SufD, with translation MSSAQLPANLSTETVREISESRDEPEWLLDARLDALDALESLDLPDVIQTPGRRWTNLEALDFESLVDPLDQADETERTSDEGVEVLTFTEALEEHPDLVESAFGSTIDPQENYLTALSAALFTTGTVVYVPEGVDAEDVTIRAEMNSRSLFSHTLVVTEKSSSVTILESIESGAEVDADARYFSNLVEIDAGENSYVQYGSLQDLEEDTYTYSLKRADVGTYATVNWIEGNLGSRLTRSDVESELNGDSAETKIVGAFFGHGGQHFDVNARVWHEAENTTADLVTRGVLDDQARSVYEGVQDVGRDAWNTSSYQRENTLMLSDESEADASPKLIIHNHDTEASHSATVGQVDQEDLFYMVSRSIPDQQARNMLVEGFFVPVLEEIEVDEFREDLEELIAARLR, from the coding sequence ATGAGCAGCGCACAACTCCCCGCGAACCTGTCGACGGAGACGGTTCGAGAGATCTCCGAGAGTCGCGACGAGCCCGAGTGGCTGCTTGACGCCCGACTCGACGCGCTGGACGCGCTCGAATCGCTGGACCTGCCGGACGTCATCCAGACGCCGGGCCGGCGCTGGACGAACCTCGAAGCGCTCGACTTCGAGTCGCTGGTCGACCCGCTCGACCAGGCCGACGAGACCGAGCGGACGTCCGACGAGGGCGTCGAGGTGCTCACGTTCACCGAAGCGCTCGAGGAGCACCCGGACCTCGTCGAGTCCGCCTTCGGGTCGACGATCGACCCCCAGGAGAACTACCTCACGGCGCTGTCGGCGGCGCTCTTCACGACCGGCACCGTCGTCTACGTCCCCGAGGGCGTCGACGCCGAGGACGTGACGATCCGCGCGGAGATGAACTCCCGCTCGCTGTTCAGTCACACGCTCGTCGTCACGGAGAAATCCTCCTCGGTGACGATCCTCGAAAGCATCGAGTCCGGCGCCGAGGTCGACGCCGACGCCCGGTACTTCTCGAACCTCGTCGAGATCGACGCGGGCGAGAACTCCTACGTGCAGTACGGATCGCTGCAGGACCTCGAAGAGGACACCTACACGTACTCGCTGAAGCGCGCCGACGTCGGCACCTACGCGACAGTCAACTGGATCGAGGGCAACCTCGGCTCCCGGCTGACCCGCTCGGACGTCGAGTCCGAACTCAACGGCGACTCCGCGGAGACGAAGATCGTCGGCGCGTTCTTCGGCCACGGCGGCCAGCACTTCGACGTCAACGCCCGCGTCTGGCACGAGGCCGAGAACACGACGGCTGATCTGGTCACCCGCGGCGTCCTCGACGACCAGGCGCGCTCGGTGTACGAGGGCGTCCAGGACGTCGGCCGCGACGCGTGGAACACCTCCTCCTACCAGCGGGAGAACACGCTGATGCTCTCAGACGAGAGCGAGGCCGACGCGTCGCCGAAGCTGATCATCCACAACCACGACACCGAGGCGTCGCACTCGGCGACGGTCGGACAGGTCGACCAGGAGGACCTGTTCTACATGGTCTCGCGGTCGATCCCGGACCAGCAGGCGCGGAACATGCTCGTCGAGGGCTTCTTCGTGCCCGTCCTCGAGGAGATCGAAGTCGACGAGTTCCGCGAGGACCTCGAAGAACTGATCGCCGCGCGGCTTCGGTGA
- a CDS encoding DUF7286 family protein, whose translation MRLAEDDRGRVPFALVGVLLLVASSTFAVSLATPGVAPVDRSADVAADRVDAEATAALRVAARDAARAAARDPVTVAADTEAGRALDGPDTFRRYLRLRIFLAAREAMVPVEHRRGASVARASFGESVESASEAIDRVSIAGVDDGTELRVTLYDLELTVERDGRPLDARRVDRTVTVGVPALALHDRTDAFQKRLDAGPIEAPGLARRTTVGVTAMAQARGLGQYGGLPISNVVANRHVALSTNAGLLDAQRAAFGRSDPDAAAGVRAATLRTGVTDVLDPYADGHVVSAVTGELPDPNAAERSDETPESGALPATKTVSVGVNGTADEAFLELLRGASGAASLDSIRRDGYRASVSVRASTRAIRNERRPSPRAPGENWTLVFSDVSKDVSVSGGGSTRSVSRTGTEERRLYSATRRVTERWRVERTWVKVNETPRTTTASWRDVHRVRITGTGRLPGSAAPTRPVRPLFESGGALGGPNLQEAGEVSRTLVSDLGGPDTVARRAVTGGRTSASRTITGDRPADLEPWVYADVADLRGRVRDLSIEVEASDAATGHANGAARLAALVRDRRAELVDAPNRYDGVADRTRVAARAAYLDQVLAGLDARAGRTRAQNAGIDRALDARGLAASRVNDLAKLTPDAPSPRTDFGGSEGARGETTLIPDGDPAYLAPDPVEGTLVDGVADGERYVGLAVRNVNVFSVPYGDAADLVTRTLFGDPGRVSLHTAGQALVAADRTLETHPDETLEARRDVLETKVEGSMGDVRAAATRTLARETSLDRNQRRRIVDRSFARFDGPGERAVAATDGSLAREVAAVAVEARSDGRDGSSPVARDRIRVALRVDLRRVATSERVRVPESAVDDAVSSTREFVEREATDAAERATEEGISRATNGTVGAIPAGLPISPTLSPWVATANLWIVESRGAYGRFAVGVEGGETTYVRDGSEADLDVDGDGVAESLGRSRRVQFSVRTVAIAVVPPGKFGVGDTDGNTDERSVAWSDPSPGPRCVTPTGACPRE comes from the coding sequence ATGCGGCTCGCGGAGGACGACCGCGGCCGGGTCCCGTTCGCGCTGGTGGGCGTGCTGCTCCTCGTCGCCAGTTCGACGTTCGCGGTGTCGCTCGCGACGCCGGGGGTCGCGCCCGTTGACCGCTCGGCCGACGTCGCCGCCGACCGCGTCGACGCCGAGGCGACCGCCGCGCTCAGAGTCGCCGCTCGCGACGCCGCGAGGGCCGCCGCGCGCGATCCGGTCACGGTCGCGGCCGACACCGAGGCCGGACGCGCACTCGACGGCCCGGACACCTTCCGCCGCTATCTCCGACTTCGGATCTTCCTCGCCGCGCGCGAGGCGATGGTCCCCGTCGAACACCGACGCGGAGCGAGCGTGGCCCGCGCGTCGTTCGGCGAGTCGGTCGAGAGCGCGTCCGAAGCGATCGATCGCGTCTCGATCGCGGGCGTCGACGACGGGACCGAACTCCGGGTCACGCTCTACGACCTCGAACTGACCGTGGAACGGGACGGCCGGCCGCTCGACGCGCGTCGGGTGGACCGGACGGTCACGGTCGGCGTCCCCGCCTTGGCGCTCCACGACCGAACGGACGCGTTCCAGAAGCGACTCGACGCCGGGCCGATCGAGGCGCCGGGGCTCGCCCGCCGCACGACGGTGGGCGTCACGGCGATGGCGCAGGCCCGCGGGCTCGGCCAGTACGGCGGGCTGCCGATCTCGAACGTCGTCGCGAACCGCCACGTCGCGCTCTCGACGAACGCCGGACTGCTCGACGCTCAGCGGGCCGCTTTCGGACGGAGCGACCCCGACGCGGCTGCCGGCGTCCGCGCGGCGACGCTTCGGACCGGCGTGACCGACGTCCTCGACCCGTACGCCGACGGCCACGTCGTCTCCGCGGTCACCGGTGAACTCCCGGACCCGAACGCGGCCGAGCGTTCGGATGAAACGCCCGAGTCCGGCGCGCTCCCGGCGACGAAAACCGTCTCGGTGGGCGTCAACGGGACGGCCGACGAGGCGTTCCTGGAACTCCTCCGGGGAGCGAGCGGGGCAGCGAGCCTCGATTCGATCCGGCGCGACGGGTATCGGGCGAGCGTCTCGGTTCGGGCCAGCACTCGGGCGATCAGAAACGAGCGCCGCCCCTCGCCGCGCGCGCCGGGTGAGAACTGGACGCTCGTGTTCTCCGATGTCTCGAAGGATGTCTCCGTGAGCGGCGGCGGGAGCACGCGTTCGGTCTCCCGAACCGGGACCGAAGAGCGACGGCTCTACTCGGCGACCAGACGCGTCACCGAGCGGTGGCGGGTCGAGCGGACGTGGGTGAAGGTCAACGAGACGCCGCGGACGACGACCGCGTCGTGGCGCGACGTCCACCGCGTTCGGATCACGGGCACCGGCCGACTCCCCGGGAGCGCGGCACCGACGCGACCCGTCCGACCGCTGTTCGAATCCGGCGGCGCGCTCGGCGGGCCGAACCTGCAGGAGGCGGGAGAAGTGAGTCGAACGCTCGTCTCGGACCTCGGCGGCCCCGACACCGTCGCTCGCAGGGCCGTGACCGGCGGCCGGACGAGCGCGTCGCGAACGATCACCGGTGACCGCCCCGCCGACCTCGAACCCTGGGTCTACGCCGACGTCGCCGACCTCCGCGGCCGCGTTCGCGACCTCTCGATCGAAGTAGAGGCCAGCGACGCGGCGACCGGTCACGCCAACGGTGCGGCGCGCCTGGCCGCGCTCGTTCGCGACCGGCGCGCGGAACTCGTCGACGCCCCGAACCGGTACGACGGCGTCGCCGACCGGACCCGCGTGGCCGCTCGCGCCGCGTACCTCGATCAGGTACTCGCCGGTCTCGACGCGCGCGCCGGACGAACGCGCGCGCAGAACGCCGGCATCGACCGCGCGCTCGACGCGAGGGGACTCGCCGCCTCGCGGGTGAACGACCTCGCGAAGCTCACGCCGGACGCGCCGTCGCCGCGGACCGACTTCGGCGGATCCGAGGGCGCTCGCGGCGAGACGACGCTGATCCCCGACGGCGACCCCGCCTACCTCGCGCCCGACCCCGTCGAGGGGACGCTCGTCGATGGCGTCGCCGACGGGGAACGGTACGTCGGCCTCGCGGTCAGGAACGTGAACGTCTTCAGCGTCCCCTACGGCGACGCCGCGGACCTCGTCACGCGGACGCTGTTCGGCGACCCCGGACGCGTGTCGCTACACACGGCCGGCCAGGCGCTCGTCGCCGCCGACCGGACGCTCGAAACGCACCCCGACGAGACGCTCGAAGCCCGCCGGGACGTCCTGGAAACGAAGGTCGAGGGCTCGATGGGGGACGTCCGCGCGGCGGCGACGCGGACGCTCGCCCGGGAGACGTCGCTGGATCGGAACCAGCGCAGACGGATCGTCGACCGCTCGTTCGCCCGTTTCGACGGTCCCGGCGAGCGCGCGGTCGCGGCCACCGACGGGTCGCTGGCCCGCGAGGTGGCCGCCGTCGCGGTCGAGGCGCGGTCGGACGGACGGGACGGTTCCTCGCCGGTCGCCCGGGATCGAATTCGGGTCGCGCTTCGGGTCGATCTCCGGCGCGTCGCGACGTCCGAGCGCGTTCGCGTCCCCGAATCTGCCGTCGACGACGCCGTCTCCTCGACGCGGGAGTTCGTCGAGCGGGAGGCGACCGACGCCGCCGAGCGCGCCACCGAAGAGGGAATCTCCCGTGCGACGAACGGCACCGTCGGCGCGATCCCGGCCGGCCTCCCGATCTCGCCGACGCTCAGCCCGTGGGTCGCCACGGCGAACCTCTGGATCGTCGAGTCCCGCGGCGCGTACGGCCGCTTCGCCGTCGGCGTCGAGGGCGGCGAGACGACGTACGTCCGCGACGGTTCCGAAGCCGACCTCGACGTCGACGGAGACGGCGTCGCGGAGTCGCTGGGGCGGAGCAGGCGGGTGCAGTTCAGCGTGCGAACGGTCGCCATCGCGGTCGTGCCGCCCGGAAAGTTCGGCGTCGGCGACACCGACGGCAACACCGACGAGCGGTCCGTCGCGTGGAGCGATCCGTCGCCGGGACCGCGCTGTGTCACGCCGACGGGGGCGTGTCCGCGCGAATAG